The following are encoded together in the Pedobacter steynii genome:
- a CDS encoding serine hydrolase — translation MKNNVIKYLLHISGILLFLAGTPVLLLAQEEGVDSFIRQEMKTKRIPGLQLAVVSKGKIVLLKSYGIGNIQDSIPVDNQNIFAINSCTKAFTGIAMMQLVEDGKIDLNAPVSLYLDSLPVNWKPIKVRQLLTHVSGLPNLLQLLNPATNGLTGFANEEALWAKVKTMPMEFNTGEQFSYNQTNYALLGKIIDKISAKPFEQVFSERQFKAADMKRTVFADSRDVIPHMTPTYKYVSFIDGQRLNEDKLISNYAEFPAFRRTASGLNSTAEDIANWLIALQNGKLLKTKDAINRLWTTGTYNNGNPTQWALGWVAKPRQKHRAVIATGGGRSAFFVYPDDDLAIVVLTNLAGAYPEDFIDEVAGFYNPDIPAYDPISALRMKLREKGFENAIGVYHELKKKNTGFNPSEVDLNDWAYRMLSNKQTKEAVKIFKLATELYPNSWNAYDSYGEALLKYGQKQEAIVMYQKSLILNPNNGGGKRALERLMKQN, via the coding sequence ATGAAAAATAACGTCATAAAATACCTTCTCCACATTTCCGGAATACTCCTATTCTTAGCTGGAACTCCAGTTTTGTTGTTGGCACAAGAAGAAGGAGTGGACTCGTTTATCAGGCAGGAAATGAAAACAAAACGTATCCCCGGACTTCAACTGGCAGTGGTAAGTAAAGGCAAAATTGTGCTGCTGAAATCTTATGGTATAGGTAATATTCAGGATTCTATACCTGTAGACAATCAAAATATATTTGCAATCAATTCTTGCACAAAGGCATTTACTGGTATAGCGATGATGCAATTGGTAGAGGATGGGAAGATCGACCTCAATGCTCCGGTTTCGCTCTATTTGGACAGCTTACCTGTCAATTGGAAGCCTATAAAAGTCCGGCAGCTGTTAACTCATGTTTCAGGATTACCCAATTTACTTCAGCTTTTAAATCCCGCCACAAACGGACTTACAGGATTTGCAAATGAGGAGGCATTATGGGCGAAAGTTAAAACTATGCCCATGGAGTTTAATACCGGTGAACAGTTTAGTTATAACCAGACAAACTATGCCCTGTTGGGTAAAATAATTGATAAAATTAGTGCTAAGCCATTTGAGCAGGTTTTCAGTGAAAGACAATTTAAAGCAGCAGATATGAAAAGGACTGTTTTTGCAGATTCAAGAGATGTGATTCCGCACATGACACCAACTTACAAATATGTCTCGTTTATCGACGGGCAAAGGTTAAATGAAGATAAACTGATCAGCAATTATGCAGAATTTCCGGCCTTTAGACGTACTGCTTCCGGATTAAATAGTACTGCTGAAGACATTGCCAATTGGCTGATTGCTTTACAAAACGGTAAACTGCTTAAAACTAAAGATGCGATAAATAGACTTTGGACAACCGGAACTTATAACAACGGTAATCCAACGCAATGGGCATTGGGCTGGGTGGCAAAACCGCGTCAAAAGCATCGGGCTGTCATTGCAACAGGAGGAGGCCGGTCTGCATTTTTTGTTTATCCGGATGATGACCTGGCTATTGTGGTATTGACAAATTTAGCGGGTGCATATCCGGAAGATTTTATCGATGAAGTTGCCGGGTTTTATAATCCTGATATTCCTGCTTATGATCCGATTTCGGCATTAAGAATGAAATTAAGAGAAAAAGGATTTGAAAATGCAATAGGGGTGTATCATGAATTGAAAAAGAAAAATACAGGTTTTAATCCTTCAGAAGTAGACCTGAACGATTGGGCATACCGGATGTTAAGTAATAAACAAACAAAAGAAGCGGTTAAAATCTTTAAGCTGGCAACAGAACTTTATCCAAACAGTTGGAATGCTTACGATAGTTACGGGGAAGCCCTTTTAAAATATGGACAAAAGCAGGAAGCAATCGTAATGTACCAGAAATCGCTGATTTTAAATCCAAATAATGGTGGAGGGAAAAGGGCCCTGGAGAGACTGATGAAACAAAACTAA
- the mnmD gene encoding tRNA (5-methylaminomethyl-2-thiouridine)(34)-methyltransferase MnmD, which produces MNKITITADGSNTLYNETIGEHYHSKHGALQESKHVFIDAGLKHVATNRNEISVLEIGFGTGLNFLLTLAHAVQENLQLSYTGIEAFPLEPAELQSTGYHQYVPEEIWNSLETHYLSALKTPVELLPAQHLFIPHTTLDQFRTSAQFDLIYYDAFSVQHQPEMWSDEIIAHACSFLKPGGTFVTYAITGKLKRALKANEFSIEKLPGAPGKREMLRGTKM; this is translated from the coding sequence ATGAATAAGATAACCATTACTGCCGACGGCTCGAACACCTTATACAACGAAACCATTGGTGAACACTACCATTCCAAACATGGCGCTTTACAGGAAAGCAAACATGTATTTATTGATGCCGGACTGAAACATGTGGCTACCAACCGGAATGAGATCTCGGTTCTGGAAATCGGGTTTGGCACCGGGTTGAATTTTTTATTGACACTGGCACATGCAGTACAGGAAAATCTTCAGCTCAGTTATACTGGAATAGAGGCATTTCCATTAGAACCAGCGGAATTGCAATCCACCGGCTACCACCAGTATGTTCCTGAAGAAATATGGAATAGTCTGGAAACGCATTACCTCAGCGCGTTAAAAACACCTGTTGAACTGCTGCCTGCACAGCATTTATTCATCCCTCATACCACTCTTGATCAATTCCGGACTTCAGCACAGTTTGACCTCATCTATTATGACGCTTTTTCTGTCCAGCACCAACCCGAAATGTGGTCAGACGAAATCATCGCACATGCCTGTAGTTTCCTTAAACCGGGGGGTACTTTTGTGACCTATGCCATCACCGGAAAACTAAAACGCGCGCTAAAAGCAAATGAGTTCAGCATTGAAAAGCTTCCCGGAGCACCAGGAAAAAGGGAGATGCTAAGGGGAACAAAAATGTAA
- a CDS encoding M13 family metallopeptidase, producing the protein MNIKLKSYFAALGILAASYSAQAQSPAKFIDPANMDLTVKPGDDFYKYASGTWIKNNPVPAKETRWGSFNALRDFNINAVKGLVEDAAADKSAPAGSVKRRVGDFYAAAMDSITIEKLGYTPIKADLAKIKLIKDIPGILDHAAYLRTTGLASPMFSFSVGQDRKNVNKYLTQLGQGGTTLPDRDYYLKDDSRSVKIRAAYDTYITTLFTLTGSSAAEAKKKASAIMAIEKQLAEAQMARVEMRDPHKTYNKFTVAEFSKTTPGLNWTTMLPKFKVNGQDTILVSSPKFFTSLDGMLKTVSIADWKTYLEWNVLKSAAPNLSSPFVNASFAFTQAQTGQKVQTPRWQRMSQLTDGTIGELLGQLYVAKYFKPDAKVRMTELISNLRKAFEIRIKGLDWMSDATKEKALAKLHAFVPKIGYPEKWKTYDGLQIGRTTYLQNLRNSGTWAYQEMVSQLGKPVDRTRFGMTPPTVNAYYSPTMNEIVFPAGILQFPFFDPNADDAVNYGGIGAVIGHEMSHGFDDSGSQYDKDGNLRNWWTPEDKVKFEAKTKALGEQFDAYTVLDTIHVIGKLTMGENIGDLGGLNAAYTAFKLTKQGQSEEKIDGFTPDQRFFLAWAQVWRGNVLDETAAQLIKTDPHSPGPYRTIGAPVNMDAWYKAFDVQPGDKLYKKPEDRIRMW; encoded by the coding sequence ATGAATATAAAACTGAAAAGCTATTTTGCTGCTTTGGGCATTTTGGCTGCAAGCTATTCTGCACAGGCTCAATCTCCGGCAAAATTTATAGATCCTGCGAATATGGATCTTACCGTAAAACCAGGAGACGATTTTTATAAATATGCAAGTGGTACCTGGATCAAAAACAATCCTGTTCCTGCAAAAGAAACACGTTGGGGAAGTTTTAATGCCCTTCGTGATTTCAACATCAACGCCGTAAAAGGCCTGGTTGAAGACGCAGCGGCAGACAAATCTGCTCCTGCAGGTTCCGTTAAAAGACGTGTAGGCGATTTTTACGCTGCTGCTATGGACAGCATTACCATTGAAAAGCTGGGTTATACTCCTATAAAAGCTGATCTTGCCAAAATAAAGCTGATCAAAGACATCCCAGGAATATTGGATCATGCAGCCTATCTGCGTACAACAGGCCTTGCTTCTCCTATGTTTAGCTTCTCTGTTGGCCAGGACAGAAAAAATGTCAACAAATACCTGACACAACTTGGACAGGGGGGAACGACTCTACCCGACCGCGATTATTACCTGAAGGATGATAGCAGAAGTGTAAAAATCAGGGCAGCATATGATACTTATATCACCACCCTCTTTACCTTAACCGGAAGTTCTGCAGCAGAAGCGAAGAAAAAAGCATCCGCCATCATGGCGATTGAAAAACAACTTGCAGAAGCACAGATGGCAAGAGTGGAAATGCGCGATCCACATAAAACCTATAACAAATTTACAGTTGCTGAATTCAGTAAGACCACTCCGGGACTAAACTGGACAACCATGCTTCCTAAGTTTAAAGTAAACGGACAGGATACCATTCTGGTTTCCTCACCCAAGTTCTTTACCAGCCTTGACGGAATGCTGAAAACGGTTTCTATTGCAGACTGGAAAACTTACCTGGAATGGAATGTATTAAAGTCTGCGGCTCCAAACCTGAGCAGTCCTTTTGTAAATGCCTCTTTCGCATTCACTCAGGCCCAAACCGGACAAAAAGTACAAACACCAAGATGGCAAAGAATGTCGCAACTTACTGATGGAACTATTGGTGAGCTATTGGGTCAGCTTTATGTAGCTAAATATTTCAAACCAGATGCCAAAGTAAGAATGACTGAGCTCATCAGTAACCTTAGAAAGGCGTTTGAGATCAGAATTAAAGGACTGGACTGGATGAGTGATGCCACTAAAGAAAAAGCACTGGCAAAGCTACATGCTTTTGTCCCTAAGATCGGCTATCCTGAAAAATGGAAAACCTATGATGGTTTACAGATCGGTCGTACCACCTATTTACAAAACCTGCGCAATTCCGGTACCTGGGCTTATCAGGAAATGGTTAGTCAGCTGGGCAAACCAGTAGACCGTACCCGTTTCGGAATGACTCCGCCAACAGTAAACGCTTATTACAGTCCGACGATGAATGAGATTGTATTCCCTGCCGGTATTCTTCAATTTCCATTCTTTGATCCAAATGCAGATGACGCAGTGAACTATGGTGGAATTGGTGCCGTAATCGGACACGAAATGTCTCATGGATTTGACGACTCAGGTAGCCAGTATGATAAAGATGGAAACCTACGCAACTGGTGGACACCCGAAGACAAAGTTAAATTCGAAGCGAAAACCAAAGCATTGGGTGAGCAATTTGATGCCTATACTGTATTGGACACCATCCATGTGATTGGTAAATTGACCATGGGCGAAAACATTGGTGACCTTGGTGGATTAAATGCGGCATACACTGCTTTTAAGTTAACCAAACAAGGTCAGTCTGAGGAAAAAATTGACGGCTTTACACCAGATCAACGTTTCTTCCTGGCCTGGGCACAGGTATGGAGAGGAAATGTTTTGGATGAAACTGCTGCACAGTTAATTAAAACAGATCCGCATTCGCCTGGCCCGTACAGAACCATTGGTGCTCCGGTAAATATGGATGCCTGGTATAAAGCATTTGACGTTCAGCCGGGAGATAAATTATATAAGAAACCCGAAGACAGAATCAGAATGTGGTAA
- a CDS encoding DMT family transporter, producing MTKDSLKNIGIGILFSMLWASASVATKFGVQSAPPLILANIRFFLAGLVLLGYCYGWSRAKVYRLPNREEWIQLSIFGLLNTTLYLGLYVYAMKFTAAGIGSLAVSTNPLLIVLFSSWMIRRRPSLPEVFSIILGMSGIAFATYPLLGDQRTSITGIALLMLSMVIVSFASVYYARVKWTLPNLLINGWQVTLGGIFLLPLTISFGELSSFHADQTFWYSVLWLSLAVSVVGLICWFYLLKLDTVKASLWLFLCPLFGFFYAWWLMNEPITWYTICGTLLVVLGLYIGQRQRQKKTNIITSIFIRTQ from the coding sequence ATGACAAAAGACAGCCTCAAGAACATCGGAATCGGCATATTGTTTTCTATGCTATGGGCCTCTGCATCTGTAGCCACCAAATTCGGGGTACAATCCGCTCCGCCTTTAATTCTGGCAAACATCCGCTTTTTTCTGGCCGGTCTGGTCTTACTGGGTTATTGTTATGGATGGAGCAGGGCTAAAGTCTATCGCCTTCCTAACAGAGAAGAGTGGATACAGCTTTCCATCTTTGGCTTGTTAAATACTACGCTTTATCTGGGACTTTACGTCTACGCAATGAAGTTTACCGCTGCGGGAATCGGAAGTTTAGCCGTATCCACAAATCCATTGCTCATTGTCCTGTTTTCTTCCTGGATGATCAGGCGGCGGCCCTCCCTCCCTGAAGTATTCAGTATCATTCTGGGGATGTCGGGGATCGCTTTTGCCACCTATCCCTTATTAGGTGATCAGCGGACCAGCATAACCGGAATTGCATTACTCATGCTCAGTATGGTGATCGTTTCTTTTGCCAGCGTTTATTATGCCCGGGTAAAATGGACTTTGCCCAATCTGCTCATCAATGGCTGGCAGGTTACCCTTGGGGGGATATTCCTCCTGCCGCTGACCATTTCCTTCGGAGAATTATCTTCTTTTCATGCCGACCAGACTTTCTGGTATTCTGTACTCTGGCTCAGCCTTGCTGTATCGGTAGTCGGGCTCATCTGCTGGTTTTACCTCCTCAAGCTTGATACGGTGAAAGCTTCTTTATGGCTATTTCTATGCCCTCTTTTTGGTTTTTTTTATGCCTGGTGGCTGATGAACGAACCGATCACCTGGTACACCATCTGTGGCACCCTGCTCGTTGTTTTGGGACTCTATATCGGACAACGCCAGCGACAGAAAAAAACAAACATTATAACATCTATTTTCATTCGAACACAATAA
- the mazG gene encoding nucleoside triphosphate pyrophosphohydrolase, whose translation MPNHIAPSTASDPSAAFLRLLTVLDTLRTDCPWDKKQTMESLRHLTIEETYELSDAILEGDLDEVKKELGDVMMHLVFYARIASETNDFTIVDVLNGVCDKLINRHPHIYGDVEVQDENDVKRNWEQIKLKEGNKSVLAGVPAGLPSLVKASRIQEKARGVGFDWDDKTQVWEKVEEELEEFKNEFNTTDHTAIDVEKAEAEFGDLLFSLINYARFININPENALEKTNKKFIRRFQYLEAKAKENGKALQDMTLAEMDVYWNEAKKV comes from the coding sequence ATGCCCAATCATATCGCCCCCTCTACCGCTTCCGATCCCTCAGCTGCTTTTCTACGGTTATTAACTGTCCTGGATACCCTTCGTACCGATTGTCCATGGGATAAAAAACAAACGATGGAAAGTCTGCGTCATTTAACCATTGAAGAGACTTATGAATTGTCTGACGCCATACTTGAAGGGGATCTTGATGAAGTAAAAAAAGAACTTGGAGATGTGATGATGCACCTGGTATTTTATGCCAGGATTGCTTCAGAAACCAATGATTTCACCATTGTTGACGTACTGAATGGAGTTTGCGACAAGCTCATCAACAGACACCCCCATATTTATGGAGATGTAGAAGTTCAGGATGAAAATGATGTGAAACGCAATTGGGAACAAATTAAACTTAAAGAAGGAAACAAATCTGTTTTGGCAGGAGTTCCGGCCGGATTGCCCTCTTTGGTTAAAGCCAGCCGCATTCAGGAAAAGGCCAGAGGTGTTGGATTTGACTGGGATGACAAAACCCAGGTTTGGGAAAAAGTAGAAGAAGAGCTGGAAGAATTCAAGAATGAGTTCAATACTACAGATCATACTGCAATAGATGTAGAAAAAGCAGAAGCAGAGTTTGGAGATTTGCTCTTCTCCCTGATTAACTATGCCCGTTTCATCAATATCAACCCGGAGAACGCATTGGAAAAAACCAATAAAAAGTTCATCAGGAGGTTCCAGTATCTGGAAGCGAAGGCTAAAGAAAATGGTAAAGCCTTACAAGACATGACCCTTGCTGAAATGGACGTATACTGGAATGAAGCAAAGAAGGTATAA
- a CDS encoding AI-2E family transporter, producing the protein MKNLSSQPFNTKLAMALFSIICIGYLAILGQTLLAPLLTSFLLAVLLLPMANFLEQKWRFKRSLASIVSVILMIAVISSILYFLANQLTDLWQDWPLLKKQGETSFHDLQHWISSTFGVNTQKQIEYIKDGASKALSTSATVLGATLLTLSSTLLFLFFLLLFTFFLLNYRKVLFSFLTSVFEEEHTEKVGEIVRRIQYIIKKYITGLFLQMFIVTLMMMLVLWALGVKYAVLLGLIAGIFNIIPYIGIFSALLISVLITFATAGAAKVLLVVIAYAAVHAIDGNILMPLVVGSKVKINALFAFIGIVVGEMVWGISGMFLCIPYMAMLKIIFDRVDSLKPWGILLGGEDKPHKKRKIYRITKNIQLEEQE; encoded by the coding sequence ATGAAGAACCTCTCCTCACAACCCTTCAACACCAAATTGGCGATGGCGCTCTTCTCCATCATCTGTATCGGATACCTGGCGATTTTAGGCCAGACCCTACTCGCCCCGCTGCTGACCTCATTTCTACTGGCTGTACTTTTATTGCCAATGGCCAACTTTCTGGAGCAAAAATGGCGGTTTAAACGCAGTCTGGCATCCATTGTTTCCGTTATCCTGATGATTGCGGTGATTTCAAGCATACTCTACTTTCTGGCCAATCAGCTTACCGATTTATGGCAGGACTGGCCATTACTCAAAAAACAGGGAGAGACCTCTTTTCACGACTTACAACATTGGATCTCCTCTACTTTTGGTGTAAATACCCAAAAGCAGATTGAGTATATCAAAGACGGGGCTTCAAAAGCACTTTCTACCAGCGCCACTGTATTGGGCGCCACTTTGCTGACCCTTTCCTCAACCCTTTTATTCTTATTCTTCTTGTTGTTATTCACCTTTTTCCTGCTCAATTACCGTAAGGTATTGTTCAGTTTCCTGACCTCAGTATTCGAAGAAGAGCATACCGAAAAAGTAGGCGAAATTGTAAGACGTATCCAATACATTATCAAAAAATACATTACCGGGCTATTCTTACAGATGTTCATCGTGACCTTAATGATGATGCTTGTACTTTGGGCACTGGGCGTAAAATATGCCGTATTATTAGGTCTGATTGCAGGGATATTCAATATCATTCCTTATATCGGAATCTTCAGTGCTTTGCTCATTAGTGTGCTCATTACCTTTGCAACTGCCGGAGCGGCTAAAGTATTGCTGGTCGTTATTGCCTACGCTGCAGTTCATGCCATAGATGGCAACATTCTGATGCCCCTGGTGGTTGGCTCTAAGGTTAAAATCAATGCTTTGTTTGCGTTTATAGGTATTGTGGTGGGAGAAATGGTCTGGGGAATTTCCGGGATGTTCCTTTGCATACCCTACATGGCGATGCTAAAGATCATTTTTGATCGGGTAGATTCACTTAAGCCATGGGGCATACTCCTTGGTGGCGAAGATAAACCGCATAAAAAGAGAAAAATTTATAGGATTACCAAGAATATCCAATTGGAAGAACAGGAATAA
- a CDS encoding MaoC family dehydratase — translation MLIINNFEEYQSHLGKELGVSNWHKIDQEQINKFADATLDHQWIHTDKERAENEGPFKATIAHGYLTLSLIPYLWKQIADVRNIKMEINYGIESFKFGQAVVVDSEVQLKAKLMSIANLRGVTKVTIEATLVIKDQPKPAYVGNVVFLYHFI, via the coding sequence ATGTTAATAATTAATAATTTCGAAGAGTATCAATCCCATTTAGGTAAAGAATTAGGTGTTTCAAACTGGCATAAAATAGACCAGGAACAGATCAATAAATTCGCTGATGCAACCTTAGATCATCAGTGGATACACACCGATAAAGAAAGAGCTGAAAATGAAGGTCCATTTAAAGCGACTATTGCACACGGTTATTTAACGCTATCGCTAATTCCATATTTATGGAAGCAGATTGCCGATGTTCGCAATATCAAAATGGAAATCAACTATGGTATAGAGAGTTTCAAATTTGGTCAGGCCGTTGTCGTAGACAGCGAGGTTCAGCTAAAAGCTAAACTTATGTCGATCGCAAACCTGAGAGGAGTAACCAAAGTTACGATTGAAGCCACGCTGGTAATTAAAGATCAGCCAAAGCCGGCATATGTTGGTAATGTGGTATTCCTGTATCATTTTATATAG
- a CDS encoding NAD(P)-dependent oxidoreductase codes for MTTENNNKVTVIGLGSMGTTLARLLLNKGYQVTVWNRSSGRAKDLIPEGAIEAKDISTAIAASPLIVICVYNYEATRQILDNSEVGTLLSGKLLLQLSTISPREAVESEIWAKGHGAIYLNGGIQAAPTQMGKADTPILISGNQEAYHLAEPVLNVFGGAISYLGEKIAASPTVDLATLSYIYGASIGFFHGARIIESQGLSVADYGDIVAGISPSFGAFLKHEGNMIHTDNYAITESPLRISVEATARLEQTALEAGINTEFPAFAAGLFKKAHLSGYGDQEVAAMIKVLRTQ; via the coding sequence ATGACAACAGAAAACAACAACAAAGTGACTGTTATAGGTCTGGGTTCAATGGGAACCACATTAGCCCGGTTGCTATTAAACAAAGGATACCAGGTAACCGTATGGAACCGCAGCAGCGGGAGAGCGAAAGATTTAATACCTGAAGGTGCCATAGAAGCCAAAGACATCAGCACAGCCATTGCCGCAAGTCCGCTTATCGTGATCTGCGTTTATAACTATGAAGCTACCCGACAAATCCTGGACAACAGTGAGGTGGGTACACTTCTTAGCGGAAAATTGCTTCTTCAACTCAGCACCATCAGCCCCAGAGAAGCGGTGGAGAGCGAAATATGGGCAAAAGGACATGGAGCAATTTATCTCAACGGAGGAATTCAGGCAGCCCCGACACAGATGGGAAAGGCAGATACCCCAATCCTGATCTCCGGAAATCAGGAAGCATATCACCTGGCCGAACCTGTGTTGAATGTTTTTGGAGGGGCCATCAGCTACCTTGGGGAGAAAATAGCCGCATCTCCAACCGTAGACCTGGCCACACTATCCTATATCTACGGGGCTTCTATCGGCTTCTTCCATGGAGCAAGGATTATAGAATCACAAGGTCTTTCCGTGGCAGATTATGGCGACATTGTGGCCGGTATCAGTCCTTCTTTCGGAGCCTTTCTGAAACACGAGGGAAACATGATCCATACCGATAATTATGCCATCACAGAAAGTCCCCTGCGCATTTCTGTTGAAGCTACTGCCAGGCTGGAGCAAACCGCTCTTGAAGCAGGCATCAATACCGAATTTCCAGCTTTCGCAGCCGGGCTTTTTAAGAAAGCACACTTGTCTGGCTATGGCGATCAGGAAGTTGCCGCAATGATTAAGGTACTGAGGACACAATAA
- a CDS encoding alpha/beta fold hydrolase, with translation MSTVQIKTGKGYFITGSIFEAKDNHTVLVISSATGVKQSYYRKFSEFIANNGITVMTFDYSGIGNSLNGPIKRNDVNASDWGATDLEAVMRYAKEHYPGATINLLGHSIGGQLIGLSKSAAEARKIILMAAQTGYWRFWTGFRKYRMWTNWNIGFPMLLYIFGYLPSKKITGMENLPKNVARQWCKWCLDPDYLFGDIPEQDLYFKNISAQLTSFSIADDPFAPVKNVDWITAKYSAARVKRLHLTPADFGMDQIGHFGIFQEKSRANIWELLLKEIER, from the coding sequence ATGAGTACTGTACAAATTAAGACAGGTAAAGGGTATTTTATTACCGGAAGCATTTTTGAAGCTAAAGACAACCATACGGTGCTTGTGATCTCTTCTGCAACGGGGGTAAAGCAATCTTATTACCGGAAATTTTCTGAATTCATTGCTAACAATGGAATAACGGTAATGACGTTCGACTATTCCGGAATCGGAAACTCTTTAAATGGCCCCATCAAAAGAAATGATGTTAACGCATCTGACTGGGGAGCAACAGATCTGGAAGCGGTGATGAGATATGCAAAGGAGCATTATCCGGGAGCGACTATCAACTTACTGGGACACAGTATAGGGGGACAATTAATTGGTCTGTCAAAATCTGCTGCGGAAGCCAGGAAGATTATTCTTATGGCTGCCCAAACAGGATACTGGAGATTCTGGACTGGTTTTAGAAAATACCGCATGTGGACCAACTGGAATATTGGGTTTCCCATGTTGCTTTATATTTTTGGGTATCTGCCTTCCAAGAAAATTACGGGTATGGAAAATCTGCCTAAAAATGTTGCCAGACAATGGTGTAAATGGTGCCTGGATCCGGATTATCTTTTTGGTGATATTCCGGAACAGGACCTGTATTTTAAAAATATATCTGCGCAATTAACTTCATTCAGTATAGCTGATGACCCCTTTGCACCCGTAAAAAACGTAGACTGGATAACTGCAAAATATAGTGCGGCCAGGGTTAAACGACTGCACCTGACCCCAGCTGATTTCGGTATGGATCAAATAGGGCATTTCGGAATCTTTCAGGAAAAATCAAGAGCTAACATTTGGGAGCTCCTGCTAAAGGAAATCGAAAGATGA
- a CDS encoding MmcQ/YjbR family DNA-binding protein codes for MDIETFRDYCLTLNGTTEGMKWGHLCFMIEEKMYVIISLEDGSFSVKCDPEDFDALTGRPGIQQASHMAKRQWIRVEGLEVMPDEELRRRISESRALIMAKLSKKLQEKYK; via the coding sequence ATGGATATCGAAACATTCAGAGATTATTGTCTGACTTTAAATGGTACTACCGAGGGGATGAAATGGGGACATCTTTGCTTCATGATTGAAGAAAAGATGTATGTGATTATCTCTCTGGAAGACGGAAGCTTTTCTGTTAAATGCGATCCGGAAGATTTTGATGCACTCACAGGTCGGCCTGGAATTCAACAGGCATCACATATGGCTAAGCGGCAATGGATAAGGGTGGAAGGTTTGGAAGTAATGCCGGATGAGGAGCTGAGAAGAAGAATCTCGGAATCAAGAGCATTGATCATGGCCAAGCTGAGTAAGAAGCTTCAGGAAAAATATAAATAA
- a CDS encoding aldo/keto reductase has protein sequence MEKRKLGNSDLFVYPITFGGNVFGWTIDQAKSFEILNGFTEAGFNFIDTANVYSRWKPGNSGGESETIIGNWLQERKNRSQVIIATKTGADMGEGKSLSKKSILESVDASLKRLKTDYIDLYQSHYDDPATPISETLEAYDELIKAGKIRWIGASNYSAARLKESLETAQKLSLPKYQTFQPEYNLYSREDYERELEQVVTEHQLGVINYYALASGFLTGKYRSEADLNKSQRGGGIKEYLNPRGLRILKALDEVSEQYNAAPASVALAWLIARPSITAPIASVTSLNQLEELKRAAALKLNIEDIAILDQASDWK, from the coding sequence ATGGAAAAAAGAAAATTAGGAAATTCAGACTTATTTGTATATCCCATCACCTTTGGTGGCAACGTTTTTGGCTGGACAATCGATCAGGCAAAATCATTCGAAATATTAAATGGCTTTACAGAGGCGGGCTTTAACTTTATTGATACTGCAAATGTTTATTCCCGCTGGAAACCTGGAAATTCCGGTGGAGAATCGGAGACGATTATTGGTAACTGGCTGCAGGAAAGAAAAAACCGTAGCCAGGTGATCATTGCAACCAAAACAGGTGCGGATATGGGAGAAGGAAAATCACTGTCCAAAAAGAGCATCCTGGAATCGGTAGACGCCTCTCTGAAAAGATTAAAAACAGATTACATCGACCTATATCAGTCTCATTACGATGACCCGGCGACGCCGATTTCTGAGACACTGGAAGCTTATGATGAGCTGATCAAAGCTGGTAAAATCCGCTGGATCGGCGCTTCAAATTATTCAGCAGCACGCTTAAAAGAATCCTTAGAGACCGCACAGAAGCTCAGTCTCCCAAAATATCAGACCTTCCAGCCCGAATACAATTTATATTCCCGTGAGGATTATGAAAGGGAGCTGGAACAGGTCGTTACCGAACATCAGCTTGGCGTAATCAATTATTATGCATTGGCCAGTGGATTTTTAACTGGGAAATACCGTTCTGAGGCTGACTTAAATAAAAGTCAGCGTGGAGGCGGGATCAAAGAATATTTAAACCCCAGAGGACTCAGAATCTTAAAAGCATTGGATGAAGTATCGGAGCAATACAATGCGGCTCCGGCAAGTGTTGCCCTGGCCTGGCTGATTGCCCGTCCTTCAATCACTGCTCCAATTGCCAGCGTAACCAGTCTGAACCAACTTGAAGAATTGAAAAGAGCTGCTGCATTAAAATTAAACATCGAAGATATTGCGATATTAGATCAGGCAAGCGACTGGAAATAG